CGACGACGACATCGCCGAGTACCCCGCCGTCGTGGCCGAGCGGCCGATCACTCATCCGCGCGAGCTGTACACCCTGGAATCCGGCCTGCTGGGTCTGGAGAAGACCCGGCGCGTGGACCTCGAGGAGTGGATGGACGGGCTCGGCCTGGACGCCGTGATCCTGCCGGCCGCGGCCGATGTCGGACCGGCCGACATGGACGTGCGGGAGGAGTCCGCGGATCTCGGATGGCGGAACGGGGTATGGGTGTCCAACGGTAACCTGGTCCCGCGCCACCTCGGCATCCCCACGGTCACGGTCCCGATGGGCACCATGGCGGACATCGGCATGCCGGTCGGACTGAGCTTCTGGGGCAAGGCCTACTCGGACAACGAACTCCTCGCCCTGGCCGCCGCGTTCGAGGCCACCGGCGAGCGCCGCACCGAACCCCCTCGGACCCCGCGCCTGGCGTAGGCCTCGGCGTCTCGGCGAGGGTCGCATCAGCGGCCCTCGCCGAGACCCCTCACGCGAGTTCGTGGGTTTCGGCCAGTTCGTGGGTTTCGCGTGAGTTCGCGGGCACGGTCCACGAAGTCACCCGCAACCCACGAACTCAGCCGCGTCCGGACAGCACGAAGGCCGCCCGGGAGTGCCCGGACGGCCTTCGTGATGGTCGGAGTGGTGGTCGGGACCGCCGCTCAGTTCCGGTGTTCGCCGCCGTCGCTGCTCTCACGCGGCTGGAGGTAGTCCTCGCCGTCCTCGGTGCGCACGACTTCGTACTCCTCGGAGACCTGCTCGATCGCGGCCTTGTCGGCCGGGCTGGGTTCCTTGACGGGACCCGGGTTGGGCGTCCGCTCGGCATCGCCGAGGACGGCGCCGAGTCCCTGCGACGAGGGCGTCACCTCATCCTCGGCCACGGCGTCGTCGGCCGCCTGCCGCTCGACGGGCTTCCCTGAATTCCGGTCGTCGTTCATGATGTCCCCTCTCTCACGCCACACTTCTCACGCCGCCCGGAGGCCGGCTTGTCACCGCATCGGCCGCCTGGGCGAGGTCCGGGACCCGGGTCGGGCCCCTGTTCCTTCACTTTACTCGACAGCCATAAATGCTCGATCATCGAGCTATCAGGCTATCCAGCCGACAGGTCCGGTGGCAAGAGCACACTTCCGCGGACCAGGGACGCCCGCCCCTACGCCGTGACGCGGAGCCTGCGGATGAAGTGCCGGGACTGCTCCGGGCCGTACGGGAGCACCGGGATGGCCTTGGTGGCGTCGTCCGGGGTTTCGCGCGTGGCCTGGTGCGCCTGGCGGACCGCCATCGCCATGGTGTCCGCCATGGTCTTCACTTCGCGGTCGTCCATGGGGGCGCCATGCCCGGGGACCAGGTACTCGTAGCGGTGCCGCAGGGCCGAGATGTGCCGCAGCGCGTCCGCCCAGTCCACCGGATAAGAGTCCTCGAAGGCCGGGTAGCCGCCGTGTTCGACCAGGTCACCGGCGTAAAGGGTCGTCGCGGTGCCGACCAGGAGGTCGCCGTCGGTGTGGCCACGGCCCAGGTGGAAGAGCCCCACGCTCCTGCCGCCCAGGTCCACCAGCACCGGCTGATCCCTGACGATCGCCTGCGGCACCACGAGTGCCGTCGCGTCGCCCTCGCCAGCCGCCATCTCGGGCTCGAAGACCTCCACCGCCGGACGCTGCGCCTCGCCGGACTCTGCGATGGCGCGGGCGGCGTTCTCATGCGCCCAGAATTCGGTGACCCCCGCCTCCTGGAACACGGCATTGCCGAAGAAGTGGTCGTAGTGCGCGTGGGTGTTCACCACCACGAGCGGAAGATCGGTCACGCTGCGCACCGCCTCCAGGATCTCCCGGCTCTGCCGCGGACCGCATCCGGTGTCGATGACGAGGGCTCTTTCCTGCCCCACCACCAGCCCGGTGTTGAGAAACTCCGCCTCCGTGGTCAGGACGTAACTGCCCTGCCCCAGATCTCGCAGACCGACATCGTGCACCGCCACGGAAACCTCCTGTGTCGCCGGTGAGCAGGCACACGGGCCGGCTCCCTGGATGTCGCTCATCGTACCTCCGCTCCCTGCCACTTCCCTGGGACACGCGTAGGCGGGAGGCGGCCTGAGACGTTCGCCGAGAGCCGATTCCCACCCCCTCTCCAGCGCTTCCCGTCCCACTAGGCTGGGGTCATGACCGCAACACCACACGCTCCTCAGCCGCCCCGCGCCAAGAAGGTCCCCGTCGAACGCTCCCACCACGGGGACCTGTTCGTGGACGAGTACGAATGGCTCCGGGACAAGGAGAACCCCGAGGTCGTGCAGCACCTCGAGGCCGAGAACGCCTACCAGGAGGCTGTGACCGCGGACCAGGAGCCCCTCCGTGAGGCGATCTTCCAGGAGATCAAGGGCCGCACCCTTGAGACCGACCTCTCGGTGCCCGGCCGCAAGGACGGCTGGTGGTATTTCACGCGGACCGCCGAGGGAAAGGACTACCCGGTGTTCTGCCGTGTGGCGGCAGCGGACACCGGCGACGCCCTGGCCGACTGGACGCCTCCGGTGGTGGAGGCCGACGTCGTGCTCGACGGCGAACAGACCCTCCTGGACGGCAACGCGGAGGCCGAGGGGCAGCCGTTCTTCTCCGTGGGCGGCACGGCCGTGACGCGGGACGGCAACCTTTACGCCTACGCCGTGGACAACGCCGGCGACGAGCGTTTCACCGTCCGCATCAAGGACCTCCGGACGGGTGAGCTCCTGCCGGACGTGATCGAGGGGGCCTTCTACGGGCTGGCCTTCTCCCCCGACGGCACGCGCCTGTTCTACACGGTGGTGGATGAGACCTGGCGTCCTCACCAGGTCCGCAGTCACACCCTGGGCACCCCGGTGGACGAGGACGAGCTCGTCTACCAGGAGGACGACCCCGGCATGTGGCTCGGCTTCGAGCTGTCCGCCGAACGGACCCACCTGGTGGTCGCGTCGTCCTGCTCCGAGTACAGCGAGGTGCGCCTGCTCGACTTCGCCGATCCCGGCGCCGGCCTGCGCACCGTCATCCCCCGCGACGCGCGGATCCTCTACGAGGCGGAGCCGTTCACCCTGGTGGCGGAGGACGGCGGCGAGCCCGTGGACGGCGTGCTGCTGACCCACGACCGGGACGCCGTGAACTCCATGGTCTCCTTCGCCGCGTGGGACGAACTGTCCCGGCCCCTGGAGGGCCAGCAGTGGATCACCGTGGTGCCGCATTCCGACGACGTCCGCGTCAACGGGACCGCGATCCTGAAGGACTTCGTCGTCCTCTCGGTGCGCCAGGACACCCTGGAGCGCGTGCAGTTCCTTCCCCGCGAAGGCCTGGGCACCCCGCGGCAGGCCGAGCCGGTGGAACCCGTCTTCGACGAAGAACTGTTCACGTCCTACCTGAGCGGCGCCGACTTCGCGGCGCCCATGGTGCGCCTGAGCTACACGAGCTTCTTCACGCCGACCCGGGTGTATGACTTCGTGCTTCCGACGGCGGAAGCCCCGTCCGGTGAGCTGCTGCTGCGCCGCGAACAGCCCGTGCTCGGCGGCTACGACCCGTCCGACTACGTGGCCACCCGCGAGTGGGCCACGGCCTCCGACGGGACCCGCATCCCGCTGTCCGTGCTGCGCCACCGTTCGGTGCAGCCGGACGGGACGGCCCCGGGCCTTGTCTACGGCTACGGCTCCTATGAGGTCAGCATGGACCCCGCCTTCGTGGTCTCACGGCTCTCCCTGCTGGACCGTGGCATCGTGTTCGTGGACGCCCACATCCGTGGCGGCGGCGAGCTCGGCCGGCGCTGGTACGAACAGGGCAAGAAGCTGGCGAAGAAGAACACGTTCACGGACTTCATCGCCGCCACGGACCACCTCGTGTCCGCGGGCTGGGTGGACCCGCAGCGCGTCGCCGCCCTGGGCGGTTCCGCCGGCGGTCTGCTCATGGGCGCCGTCGCGAACCTGGCGCCGGAGAAGTACACGGCCATCGTGGCGCAGGTGCCCTTCGTGGACGCGCTGACCACCATCCTCGATCCGGAGCTGCCGCTCTCCGCCCTCGAATGGGAGGAGTGGGGCAACCCGATCACGGACCCCGAGGTCTACGCGTACATGAAGAGCTACACGCCGTATGAGAACATCCGGGAGACCGCGTACCCGAAGATCGCGGCGGTCACGTCCTTCAACGACACCCGCGTGCTCTACGTGGAGCCCGCGAAGTGGGTCCAGGCCCTCCGGGACAGGAACACCGGCACTGAGCCCGTGGTCCTGAAGATCGAGATGGAGGGCGGCCACGGCGGCGCCTCCGGCCGCTACGTCCAGTGGCGCGAACGCGCCTGGGACTACGCCTTCATCACGGACGCCCTGGACGCTCGTGAGCCGCTGCCGGGCGCGGGACTGCGGTAGAACGGCCCAAGGCTACGGATGCTGAAGGCCCGCCCCGTTCTCGGGGCGGGCCTTCAGTGTGTCCGGGCGGGGTCCGGGCGGCCTGAGTCAGCCGACCGGGAACCAGTACCGGCGGAACCCGTCCCGCGTGTCCTCATACTGGCCGCCGTTGCCCTCGATCACGGCGCGGGAGGCCTCGTTCTCCTCCACGCACGTGACCAGGACGTCCTCGATGCCCAGGGCCGGGGCGAGCCGCAGGGACTCGGCGAGCGCCTTGGTCGCGACACCCCGGCGACGTGCGGAGGGCCGCACCGAGTAGCCGATGTGGCCGCCGTAGTTGAACAGGAAGTCGTTGAGTTCGTGCCGGATCGCCAGGAAACCGAGGATCTCGTCCTGGCCGTCCTCCACGATCCAGTAGTAGCTGCAGTGCACCCGTCCGGGCGCCGGCTCCACCGAGGTGTCCCCCTCGGTGAGCCGCTGCTTCAGGTACTGCTCGAACCCGTCCCGGCTCAGGTTCGGCGCGGCGGCCTCCTGATTGAATCCCGAACCATCCAGAGGGCCGTCGCCGAAGTCGTGCAGACAGTCTTTCCAGGCGTCGTAGGCGTCGGCGTGGGGCGCGATCAGGGTCAGCATCCCCTCATTGAAGCAAACTCCGCGCACGCCGTCTTGTCACACGCCCGGCCCGCCTCAGCGGGCCTTGCCCAACCGGTACTCCAGGTTCCTCTTCACGGCGGCCCACTCCCCCGCCAGGATGGAGAACACCACGGTGTCCCGCAGCACCCCCTCGGGCGTCAGGGCCTGGCTGCGCAGCACCCCGTCCTGCTTGGCGCCGAGCCGGGCGATCGCCTCGCGCGACTGGTGGTTGAGCCAGTTGGTCCGGAATTCCACCGCCACGCAGCCCACCGTCTCGAAGGCATGGCGCAGCAGCAGGTACTTGGAATCGGCGTTGGTGCCCGTGCCGTGCGCCGAGCGGCGGTTCCACGTCGAACCGATCTCCAGCCGGGGCAGCGCATGGTCGATGTTCATGAAACTCGTCATGCCGAGCACCTCGCCCGTGGCGTTGGAGAGGGCCGTGAAGGGCAGCATGCCGCCCGTCTCCTGCAGTGCCAGGCGACGGTCGATCTCGGCCCCCATCGCCTCCGGACGCGGCACGGAGGTGTACCAGAGGTTCCACAGCTCGCCGTCCTGGACGGCCTCGACCAGCCCGGCTTCGTGGTCCCGGCTCAGGGGTTCGAGGGTGACGTATTTCCCATGCAGGGTCACGGGATCGATTTTTTGCACGAGGACTATTGTGCGGCCCGGACGGCCCGGATTCCAAGGGGTTCACCAAGCGTTCATCTGCACCGGCGAAGCTCCGGAGACGACGACGGCGGCGCCTCCCCGC
Above is a window of Arthrobacter sp. Y-9 DNA encoding:
- a CDS encoding MBL fold metallo-hydrolase; the encoded protein is MAVHDVGLRDLGQGSYVLTTEAEFLNTGLVVGQERALVIDTGCGPRQSREILEAVRSVTDLPLVVVNTHAHYDHFFGNAVFQEAGVTEFWAHENAARAIAESGEAQRPAVEVFEPEMAAGEGDATALVVPQAIVRDQPVLVDLGGRSVGLFHLGRGHTDGDLLVGTATTLYAGDLVEHGGYPAFEDSYPVDWADALRHISALRHRYEYLVPGHGAPMDDREVKTMADTMAMAVRQAHQATRETPDDATKAIPVLPYGPEQSRHFIRRLRVTA
- a CDS encoding S9 family peptidase; amino-acid sequence: MTATPHAPQPPRAKKVPVERSHHGDLFVDEYEWLRDKENPEVVQHLEAENAYQEAVTADQEPLREAIFQEIKGRTLETDLSVPGRKDGWWYFTRTAEGKDYPVFCRVAAADTGDALADWTPPVVEADVVLDGEQTLLDGNAEAEGQPFFSVGGTAVTRDGNLYAYAVDNAGDERFTVRIKDLRTGELLPDVIEGAFYGLAFSPDGTRLFYTVVDETWRPHQVRSHTLGTPVDEDELVYQEDDPGMWLGFELSAERTHLVVASSCSEYSEVRLLDFADPGAGLRTVIPRDARILYEAEPFTLVAEDGGEPVDGVLLTHDRDAVNSMVSFAAWDELSRPLEGQQWITVVPHSDDVRVNGTAILKDFVVLSVRQDTLERVQFLPREGLGTPRQAEPVEPVFDEELFTSYLSGADFAAPMVRLSYTSFFTPTRVYDFVLPTAEAPSGELLLRREQPVLGGYDPSDYVATREWATASDGTRIPLSVLRHRSVQPDGTAPGLVYGYGSYEVSMDPAFVVSRLSLLDRGIVFVDAHIRGGGELGRRWYEQGKKLAKKNTFTDFIAATDHLVSAGWVDPQRVAALGGSAGGLLMGAVANLAPEKYTAIVAQVPFVDALTTILDPELPLSALEWEEWGNPITDPEVYAYMKSYTPYENIRETAYPKIAAVTSFNDTRVLYVEPAKWVQALRDRNTGTEPVVLKIEMEGGHGGASGRYVQWRERAWDYAFITDALDAREPLPGAGLR
- a CDS encoding GNAT family N-acetyltransferase, giving the protein MLTLIAPHADAYDAWKDCLHDFGDGPLDGSGFNQEAAAPNLSRDGFEQYLKQRLTEGDTSVEPAPGRVHCSYYWIVEDGQDEILGFLAIRHELNDFLFNYGGHIGYSVRPSARRRGVATKALAESLRLAPALGIEDVLVTCVEENEASRAVIEGNGGQYEDTRDGFRRYWFPVG
- a CDS encoding GNAT family protein; its protein translation is MQKIDPVTLHGKYVTLEPLSRDHEAGLVEAVQDGELWNLWYTSVPRPEAMGAEIDRRLALQETGGMLPFTALSNATGEVLGMTSFMNIDHALPRLEIGSTWNRRSAHGTGTNADSKYLLLRHAFETVGCVAVEFRTNWLNHQSREAIARLGAKQDGVLRSQALTPEGVLRDTVVFSILAGEWAAVKRNLEYRLGKAR